Genomic window (Streptomyces cadmiisoli):
ACGACCGCCTGACCCTGTACTTCTGCATGAACTACGGCGGTCGCGCCGAGATCGCCGACGCGGCCAAGGCGCTGGCGGAGGATGTGCGGGCCGGCCGCCTCGACCCGTCGAAGGTGACCGAGAAGACCTTCGCGAAGTACCTCTACTACCCGGACATGCCGGACGTCGACCTGTTCCTGCGCCCCAGCGGCGAGCAGCGCACCTCCAACTACCTGCTCTGGCAGAGCGCCTACGCGGAGATGGTCTTCCAGGACGTCCTGTGGCCGGACTTCGACCGCCGCGACCTGTGGCGGGCCTGCGTGGAGTACGCCTCCCGCGACCGGCGTTTCGGCGGCGCCATCCCGAACGAGGAACTGCTGGCGATGGAGGGCAGGCAGGACTGACGCCCGCGCGGTGAGCGGCGTTTCCCGCCGCTCACCGGCTCAGTCGTCGTCGGCCGTGCAGTTCGCGCAGTCCGCGCAGGTGCCGAAGATCTCCACGGTGTGGGCCACGTTGACGTAGCCGTGCTCGGCGGCGATGGCCTCCGCCCAGCTCTCGACGGCCGGGCCCTCGACCTCGACCGCCTTGCCGCAGGTGCGGCAGACGAGGTGGTGGTGGTGCTCGCCGGTGGAGCAGCGGCGGTAGACCGACTCACCGTCGGAGGTGCGCAGGACGTCCACCTCGCCGGCCTCGGCGAGGGACTGGAGGGTGCGGTAGACGGTGGTGAGCCCGACCGAGTCGCCCTTGTGCTTCAGCATGTCGTGCAGGTCCTGCGCACTGCGGAACTCGTCGACCTCTCCCAGGCATGCCGCCACCGCGGCGCGCTGCCGGGTGGCGCGACCCTTGACGGGCGGTCCAGCGGTCGTCACCGGTTGCCTCCTTGCGTTGCGTCTGCCGGGCCATTGTGCCAGCCCGGGGTGCGCGCGGTCAGACGCCGACTTCGTCGGTGGCCCCACGCGTGGCCGGAATTGCGCACTCCGCCGGGTCCCCGGGAGGATGCGCGGCGGCGTGTGCCCGCGCCCGGCGCCGGGC
Coding sequences:
- a CDS encoding Fur family transcriptional regulator, producing MTTAGPPVKGRATRQRAAVAACLGEVDEFRSAQDLHDMLKHKGDSVGLTTVYRTLQSLAEAGEVDVLRTSDGESVYRRCSTGEHHHHLVCRTCGKAVEVEGPAVESWAEAIAAEHGYVNVAHTVEIFGTCADCANCTADDD